The proteins below are encoded in one region of Chitinispirillales bacterium ANBcel5:
- a CDS encoding acyltransferase gives MNQMIQRFFRKLAYISPGGSTLRPQLHRMRGVTIGKNVWISQYVYIDEIHPEVITIEDNCTIGLHTTLVSHFYWGPRRSSQFAGPIHIEEDVFIGPHCVILPKVKIGKGSVIQAGTVVSKDVPPNTLWGVAKAGPLARVTNPLTAEVGYDSFLKGLRPLQAQKVLHKNS, from the coding sequence ATGAATCAAATGATTCAGCGTTTTTTTAGGAAGTTGGCTTACATATCTCCTGGAGGAAGCACTTTGCGCCCACAACTTCACAGGATGCGGGGAGTAACCATTGGTAAAAACGTTTGGATAAGTCAGTATGTATACATAGACGAAATTCATCCAGAAGTCATAACTATAGAGGATAATTGTACAATCGGTTTGCATACCACTCTTGTATCTCATTTCTACTGGGGCCCAAGGCGTTCCTCACAGTTTGCGGGACCTATACATATCGAAGAAGATGTTTTTATCGGTCCCCATTGCGTGATACTTCCTAAGGTTAAAATTGGTAAAGGATCGGTGATTCAGGCTGGTACCGTGGTTTCAAAAGATGTTCCGCCAAATACTCTATGGGGGGTGGCAAAAGCGGGGCCCTTAGCAAGAGTGACCAATCCACTTACTGCAGAGGTTGGATATGATAGTTTTTTAAAAGGGTTGAGACCTTTGCAAGCACAGAAAGTCTTACACAAGAATAGTTAA
- a CDS encoding AAA family ATPase, whose amino-acid sequence MNIILPYPNVIVMIGPSGSGKSLFATKHFLPTEIVSSDKCRGMISDDENDQSVSSDAFDLVHLIVQRRLKYEKLTVIDATNVKKTSRESILRINEQCGAFNTTAFIFNLPLSQCIQNDKNRERSVGADVIKKQFQSMNESIDSIKNESYLAICVFHDISSVLKTKITVLR is encoded by the coding sequence ATGAATATTATACTGCCATACCCAAATGTAATTGTAATGATAGGGCCCTCTGGAAGTGGAAAAAGTCTCTTTGCAACCAAACACTTCCTACCAACAGAAATAGTATCATCAGATAAGTGCAGGGGGATGATAAGTGATGATGAAAACGATCAAAGCGTATCTTCGGATGCTTTTGATCTAGTGCATCTAATTGTACAAAGACGCTTGAAATATGAGAAATTAACAGTCATTGATGCAACAAATGTAAAAAAAACATCAAGAGAAAGTATTTTAAGAATAAATGAGCAGTGTGGAGCATTCAATACAACTGCCTTTATCTTTAACCTACCTCTAAGCCAATGTATCCAAAATGATAAAAACAGAGAACGGTCTGTCGGTGCAGATGTAATAAAGAAACAATTTCAAAGTATGAATGAATCGATAGATAGTATCAAAAATGAAAGTTATTTAGCTATCTGTGTTTTCCATGATATATCCTCGGTTTTGAAAACTAAGATTACAGTGCTCAGGTAA
- a CDS encoding dihydroorotate dehydrogenase-like protein: MDLSTNYMGLTLKNPLIGSSSPIWSDESNVKRFEQAGGAAIVLYSLFEEQVVLDEKSKKNAAYADKDDVESFTYLPDFGHYSFSPQQYLDFIDKVKKSTTIPIIASLNGTTAGEWTHYASEIEECGADGLELNIYSIADDPLLSAPSVEESYLELIRIIRKSIKIPFAVKMSPYFSSVPNMVKRIRDTGVDGIVLFNRLYEPDINLKTLDVLPALRLSSSEDLKMRLRWASILFDKVAIDIGISGGVHTAQDVIKSKVAGAKAVMMTSRLLKGDIEGVKDILAEISSWLDRNGYSSLGEIEGMLSELTVDHLRHFRRAEYLRVLGNYREWIKRQEG; the protein is encoded by the coding sequence ATGGATCTTTCGACAAATTACATGGGTTTAACACTAAAAAATCCACTGATCGGGTCTTCATCACCGATTTGGTCTGATGAAAGTAATGTAAAGAGGTTCGAACAGGCAGGTGGTGCGGCAATCGTTTTATACTCTCTCTTTGAGGAACAGGTTGTGCTGGATGAAAAAAGTAAGAAAAACGCTGCATATGCAGATAAGGATGATGTTGAGTCATTCACCTATCTTCCGGATTTTGGACATTACTCCTTTTCTCCTCAGCAGTACCTTGATTTTATTGATAAGGTTAAAAAAAGTACCACCATACCCATTATAGCCAGTCTCAATGGAACTACTGCAGGGGAGTGGACACATTATGCTTCTGAGATTGAGGAGTGTGGGGCAGATGGTTTGGAGTTAAATATCTATTCCATTGCAGACGATCCTCTACTTTCGGCCCCATCAGTGGAGGAGAGTTATCTTGAGCTTATCAGGATCATTCGTAAAAGTATTAAAATTCCCTTTGCTGTAAAGATGAGTCCCTATTTCAGCTCTGTACCCAATATGGTTAAGAGAATACGGGATACAGGAGTAGATGGTATAGTATTGTTTAACAGGCTTTATGAGCCTGACATTAATCTAAAAACACTGGATGTTTTACCCGCCCTTAGATTAAGCAGTTCTGAAGATTTGAAGATGCGCTTACGGTGGGCCAGCATTCTTTTTGATAAAGTAGCCATCGATATAGGGATAAGCGGTGGGGTACACACAGCACAGGACGTAATAAAAAGTAAGGTTGCGGGGGCAAAAGCTGTAATGATGACCTCACGGTTACTTAAAGGCGACATAGAGGGGGTTAAAGACATACTGGCAGAGATTAGTTCGTGGCTTGATCGCAACGGGTATTCTTCACTTGGAGAGATTGAGGGGATGTTGAGTGAACTTACAGTAGATCATCTCAGGCATTTCAGAAGGGCTGAATATTTGAGGGTTTTAGGTAATTATCGTGAATGGATAAAACGACAGGAGGGATAA
- a CDS encoding BON domain-containing protein codes for MYSDEEIRRLVLDQLSWDGRLVNSRIDAEVMNGEVILKGTVSSYSARQAAEADTLLVPGVLKVNDQMVIEYPGGVEKVADRELKTSMLNRFLWNPSIPASQIDVEVRDGNVTIKGTVDGYWKKIRAEEIAYDMRGVIHVKNELVVVPSRDYTDREIAESIINAFERSGNIDPQRLEMQVENGIVSVAGSFGIAEISEILHTVKFTRGVRDIVNLLQVRRDVA; via the coding sequence ATGTATTCAGATGAAGAGATACGCAGGTTGGTTTTAGATCAGCTTTCATGGGATGGAAGATTGGTGAATTCACGCATTGATGCTGAGGTTATGAATGGAGAGGTGATACTGAAGGGTACCGTGAGTTCCTACAGTGCAAGGCAGGCAGCAGAAGCAGATACATTGCTTGTTCCTGGGGTATTAAAGGTTAATGACCAAATGGTAATAGAATACCCCGGTGGTGTTGAAAAGGTGGCAGACAGAGAATTAAAAACATCAATGTTGAATCGATTCCTGTGGAATCCCAGCATCCCTGCTTCTCAGATAGATGTAGAAGTAAGGGATGGAAATGTTACTATTAAGGGAACGGTTGATGGGTACTGGAAAAAGATTAGGGCAGAGGAGATCGCCTATGATATGCGGGGGGTAATACACGTTAAAAATGAGCTGGTGGTAGTTCCCTCAAGAGACTACACAGACCGGGAGATTGCCGAATCGATTATTAATGCTTTCGAACGGAGCGGAAACATTGATCCCCAACGACTTGAGATGCAGGTGGAAAATGGGATCGTTTCTGTTGCAGGAAGTTTTGGAATAGCAGAGATCAGTGAAATACTTCATACGGTAAAATTTACCAGGGGAGTGCGAGACATCGTTAATCTGCTTCAGGTTCGTCGTGATGTGGCCTGA
- a CDS encoding AEC family transporter yields the protein MILPVMSAVVEIFGLFAIGWIAHHWGYIDQKETVRWSRFSIDFLLPAYIFSSITQGFEPDRLHELWPLPFIGIGLVIMGASTGLLLRYGLFTRNRDLKKTYLHFCAVNNSGYLPIIIIRNLWGESALANLFFFNLGTTLGMWTIGVGVLGEIRILHSLRTVLTPNLVAVLLGLFFSLSGLQAFVPSTVRNILMTAGSAAVPMMLILIGASFHRPGLIRVSWPVFYASASRLLLLPLIAVIILNLLPISREVYKIAVVVALMPVAVSSTILTIRYGGDPDYAAQTSITTSVAAIITVPLALHFLL from the coding sequence ATGATCTTACCAGTGATGTCGGCAGTGGTTGAGATATTTGGTCTTTTTGCAATAGGATGGATAGCTCATCACTGGGGCTATATCGATCAGAAGGAAACTGTCAGGTGGTCTCGTTTTTCAATCGATTTTCTTTTACCGGCCTATATCTTTAGCTCTATTACTCAGGGCTTTGAACCCGACCGTCTCCATGAATTATGGCCACTTCCATTCATTGGTATAGGATTGGTAATTATGGGGGCATCAACAGGGCTTCTTCTAAGATATGGATTATTTACCAGAAACAGGGATTTGAAGAAAACCTACCTTCATTTTTGTGCGGTGAATAACTCAGGTTACCTTCCTATCATAATCATAAGAAATCTATGGGGGGAGAGTGCTTTGGCCAATCTCTTTTTCTTCAATCTTGGGACTACCCTTGGTATGTGGACGATTGGAGTGGGGGTACTTGGGGAGATCAGAATCTTGCATAGCCTCCGAACAGTTCTAACCCCCAATCTGGTCGCTGTTCTTTTGGGCCTCTTCTTTTCCCTTTCCGGTCTTCAGGCTTTTGTTCCTTCAACGGTTAGAAATATTTTGATGACTGCCGGCTCTGCAGCGGTTCCAATGATGCTTATTCTTATAGGGGCCTCTTTTCACCGGCCGGGGCTTATACGGGTTAGCTGGCCTGTTTTTTATGCTTCCGCAAGCAGATTACTTCTGTTGCCTCTTATTGCAGTAATAATTCTCAATTTGCTTCCAATTAGCCGAGAAGTTTATAAGATTGCAGTCGTGGTTGCACTTATGCCTGTAGCTGTTTCTTCCACTATCCTCACTATTCGTTATGGAGGGGATCCCGATTATGCGGCTCAGACTTCTATAACCACATCGGTGGCTGCAATAATAACGGTTCCCCTTGCGTTGCACTTTTTGCTCTAA
- a CDS encoding MotA/TolQ/ExbB proton channel family protein, producing MNIPLMDMITRSGMMGRVIILLLLIFSLVSWAIIFNRLVVLGRLSSGNRLFRKKFAGLRRLSEIENLSLSDLNSPMAQLGRSGAIEYRRILEDARSHTAVKDWSFFLQNQFTMARDYLESSFNSIVAPFDKGVFLLAMISSIAPFLGLLGTVWGIMNSFYEIGTHGSASLPVVAPGIAEALITTIVGLAVAIPSLFFYNYINHRTERIEDDLDEFKETLTVRLKREIFNLLYSGKPTRQTPPSQSNNYGP from the coding sequence ATGAATATTCCTTTAATGGATATGATTACCCGGTCCGGGATGATGGGAAGAGTAATAATTCTTCTTCTTCTGATTTTTTCTTTGGTTTCCTGGGCCATTATTTTCAATCGTCTTGTTGTGTTGGGTCGCTTATCGTCGGGAAATCGGCTGTTTCGCAAGAAGTTTGCTGGTTTGAGGCGTCTTTCCGAGATAGAGAATTTAAGTCTCAGTGATCTCAACTCGCCAATGGCGCAGTTAGGCAGAAGTGGTGCTATTGAATATCGTCGAATTCTTGAGGATGCCAGGTCTCATACTGCAGTGAAGGACTGGTCGTTTTTCCTTCAGAACCAATTCACCATGGCCAGAGATTATCTTGAGAGCTCCTTTAACTCGATTGTGGCACCGTTTGATAAGGGTGTATTTCTTCTGGCTATGATCAGTAGTATTGCACCTTTTTTGGGCTTGTTGGGTACTGTATGGGGTATCATGAACTCCTTTTATGAGATAGGTACACATGGTTCAGCAAGTCTGCCGGTAGTTGCACCCGGAATCGCAGAGGCCTTGATTACTACCATCGTAGGGTTGGCGGTTGCTATACCTTCTCTGTTTTTCTACAACTATATCAACCATCGAACAGAGCGCATAGAGGATGATCTTGATGAATTTAAAGAGACACTGACGGTGCGCTTAAAAAGAGAGATTTTTAATTTGCTCTACAGTGGTAAGCCCACAAGGCAAACACCGCCATCACAAAGTAATAACTATGGTCCTTGA
- a CDS encoding biopolymer transporter ExbD, whose product MRNRKRRRRRVISELNLTNLIDVVFALLIIFMITAPMMTQGVQVDLPETESQNVEAHESIQVSINSSNEIFIDHQKVPLVEFRARFRDVFAGRSNIPVFVNSDKKVPYGLVMRVISDIQNAGVVKLGFLTTPLQSEDGY is encoded by the coding sequence ATGAGAAATAGAAAACGACGCAGACGGCGTGTGATTAGTGAGCTTAACCTCACCAACCTTATTGATGTGGTTTTTGCTCTTCTTATTATTTTTATGATTACTGCCCCTATGATGACTCAGGGGGTGCAGGTCGATCTACCTGAAACGGAGAGTCAAAACGTTGAGGCTCATGAGTCGATTCAGGTTTCAATCAATTCAAGTAACGAAATCTTTATCGATCACCAAAAGGTTCCGTTAGTAGAGTTTAGAGCACGGTTCAGAGATGTTTTTGCGGGAAGGTCAAATATCCCTGTTTTTGTCAATTCAGACAAAAAAGTGCCTTACGGATTGGTTATGCGTGTGATTTCTGACATTCAAAACGCAGGTGTAGTGAAATTGGGGTTTTTAACCACTCCACTGCAGTCTGAGGATGGGTACTGA
- a CDS encoding energy transducer TonB encodes MGTEIMQGEKPDFEYDAKELSFRAVLGISALFHVIIIIIIPVLAMLFSRPAEYERPKTFELVQVPLPPAPTPEPVEQPAPQQETPEPPEAEPEPEPVPQEQTVPEPVQEPPEEPVETKPVEEPRAQEPEPQDEEPAPRVEENLEELAELLRELPVPADISAPGDFEQDWYLNAVVQRIERHWIPPFEDRTISVVVKFIIHNDGSISGVEIVRSSGNRTVDNLAIRAVNLAAPFGRLPPGFSGDQLELNITLIPTTRN; translated from the coding sequence ATGGGTACTGAGATAATGCAGGGTGAAAAACCTGATTTTGAATATGATGCCAAAGAGCTTTCATTCCGTGCAGTTTTGGGTATATCAGCTCTGTTTCATGTAATTATAATAATAATTATACCTGTATTAGCTATGCTCTTTTCCAGGCCGGCTGAATATGAGCGCCCTAAGACATTTGAACTTGTTCAGGTTCCACTACCGCCGGCTCCTACTCCTGAGCCTGTGGAGCAACCAGCGCCACAACAGGAAACACCTGAACCTCCGGAAGCAGAACCAGAACCAGAGCCAGTTCCTCAGGAGCAAACCGTTCCCGAGCCGGTGCAAGAGCCACCTGAGGAGCCGGTAGAGACTAAGCCCGTTGAGGAGCCAAGGGCTCAGGAGCCCGAGCCTCAGGATGAAGAGCCGGCACCCCGGGTTGAAGAAAATCTGGAGGAACTTGCCGAATTGTTGCGGGAACTACCTGTGCCCGCCGATATTTCTGCCCCGGGCGACTTTGAACAAGATTGGTATCTTAATGCCGTGGTTCAAAGGATTGAGCGTCACTGGATACCACCTTTTGAAGACCGAACCATATCGGTGGTGGTGAAATTCATTATTCATAATGATGGTTCAATAAGTGGTGTAGAAATTGTAAGATCAAGTGGAAACAGAACGGTGGATAATCTGGCAATTCGGGCTGTTAACCTGGCTGCTCCATTTGGGAGATTGCCTCCCGGGTTTTCCGGAGATCAACTGGAGCTTAATATAACCCTAATTCCAACTACCAGGAACTAA
- a CDS encoding OmpA family protein yields MKKCTTLIAAFVLIVPLVMITGCNRHRTSVVETTDFEESDTLSADTDFSDVVDFSHVDTTSEAVFREASLSSELQRRAKEALKPVYFEYDRFTLTDEALERIQIIDEFMRTNSAVRILIEGHCDERGTSAYNMGLGERRAKAVRDYLVSIGIDPIRIEITSYGKENPAKSGCEDDELCHSLNRRAEFRPLGR; encoded by the coding sequence ATGAAAAAGTGTACTACACTCATTGCTGCTTTTGTTCTTATCGTTCCTTTGGTGATGATTACAGGGTGTAACAGGCATAGAACTTCTGTGGTGGAAACTACTGATTTTGAAGAATCGGATACTCTAAGCGCCGACACAGACTTCTCTGATGTGGTTGATTTCAGCCATGTTGATACTACAAGCGAGGCCGTTTTCAGAGAAGCTTCTTTGTCCTCTGAACTTCAAAGAAGAGCAAAGGAAGCTCTGAAGCCTGTGTATTTTGAATATGACAGGTTTACTCTTACTGATGAAGCGTTAGAGAGGATTCAAATTATTGATGAATTCATGAGAACCAACTCAGCAGTAAGGATTTTAATAGAGGGACACTGTGATGAGCGGGGAACATCTGCATATAATATGGGACTGGGAGAAAGAAGAGCCAAAGCGGTAAGGGATTATCTTGTGAGCATTGGAATCGATCCCATACGAATCGAAATTACTTCATATGGTAAAGAAAATCCTGCTAAATCTGGTTGTGAAGATGATGAACTGTGTCATTCCTTAAACAGACGGGCTGAATTCAGACCATTGGGAAGATAA
- a CDS encoding tetratricopeptide repeat protein, with amino-acid sequence MKKCCLFVIAFVLLVKLTGCSHMTVLRTQELREIQAKIDTLNNDMESMKKEIIAEHNKTSEMLRLLRADQQVRFNELDRKIVTIETNLLESQSRLSNIDRKTAEFTRKLEEKLSAEAEAERAREQEIENLFKLSKRDFDAGRYDIALPGFKDIIKQYPDSHLVSEAEYWIAEIYYAQRDYQKAEQAFMDLIRKYPDGERICVSLYKLGLVYERQEMFQSRDMVWENLIKQCPGSQEAQVVENQIEGE; translated from the coding sequence GTGAAAAAGTGTTGTTTATTCGTTATTGCTTTTGTTTTGCTGGTTAAATTGACCGGATGTTCGCACATGACAGTCCTGCGGACTCAGGAGCTTAGGGAGATACAAGCGAAAATTGATACCCTAAATAACGATATGGAAAGTATGAAAAAAGAAATTATTGCTGAACATAATAAAACCAGTGAAATGTTAAGGCTTTTACGAGCAGATCAGCAGGTACGATTTAATGAACTTGATAGAAAAATTGTTACCATAGAAACCAATCTTTTAGAAAGTCAGAGCAGGCTTTCTAATATCGACAGGAAAACTGCTGAGTTTACGCGAAAACTTGAGGAAAAACTAAGCGCTGAAGCTGAAGCAGAAAGAGCCAGAGAGCAGGAGATAGAAAACCTGTTTAAGCTTTCAAAGAGAGATTTTGATGCCGGGCGTTACGATATTGCGCTTCCCGGATTTAAGGATATAATTAAGCAATATCCCGACTCTCATCTAGTCAGTGAAGCCGAATACTGGATCGCCGAAATTTATTATGCCCAGCGTGACTACCAAAAAGCAGAGCAAGCTTTCATGGATCTGATCAGAAAGTATCCGGACGGAGAGAGAATTTGTGTTTCCCTTTATAAGCTCGGTTTAGTGTATGAACGACAGGAGATGTTTCAATCAAGAGATATGGTTTGGGAAAATCTGATCAAGCAATGTCCTGGCTCTCAGGAGGCACAGGTGGTGGAGAATCAGATAGAAGGTGAGTAG
- a CDS encoding HAD hydrolase-like protein: MKKRKKTAGPCLTVIFDFDGTLADSFSAALGTVNHLAPSFGYDPIEEKDIPMLRKMNGVQLLKHLKLPLRRLPKMVKEARGEIKSRMLQITLFPGIAQVLEEIKKHGMNLGIVTSNSEANVRNCLENNGVGERFDFIHSAPGLFGKHRLLKHLKRKLKISADLVVYVGDESRDIEASHRCDIPVIAVTWGFQHRDRLVELEPEGIAETPQELKDLLLTRFCKCCQ; this comes from the coding sequence ATGAAAAAGCGAAAAAAAACTGCTGGCCCCTGCCTGACCGTGATATTTGATTTCGATGGAACCCTGGCCGATTCCTTCTCTGCGGCACTGGGTACAGTTAACCATCTGGCACCTTCATTTGGATATGATCCTATTGAAGAGAAGGATATTCCTATGCTCAGAAAGATGAACGGTGTGCAGCTTTTAAAACATCTGAAGCTGCCTCTGAGGCGTCTTCCAAAGATGGTCAAGGAGGCCAGGGGAGAAATAAAAAGCCGCATGCTTCAGATTACTCTTTTTCCCGGTATTGCTCAGGTGCTTGAAGAGATTAAAAAGCATGGGATGAATCTTGGGATCGTAACATCAAACTCGGAAGCGAATGTAAGGAATTGCCTTGAGAACAATGGGGTAGGTGAGCGATTTGACTTCATTCACAGTGCTCCGGGGCTCTTTGGGAAGCATCGGTTACTTAAGCACCTGAAGCGAAAGCTTAAAATTTCGGCTGATTTGGTGGTTTATGTTGGTGATGAATCACGGGATATTGAAGCATCCCACAGGTGTGACATCCCCGTCATTGCGGTCACCTGGGGGTTTCAGCACCGTGACCGGCTGGTGGAGTTGGAGCCGGAGGGAATCGCAGAAACCCCGCAGGAACTAAAAGACTTGCTCTTGACCCGATTCTGTAAATGTTGCCAATAA
- the gcvPB gene encoding aminomethyl-transferring glycine dehydrogenase subunit GcvPB: MSVIFEKSIKGRKGITLPKNDVPVDVSIPQKYKREDEPPLCELSELDVVRHFTALSTKNYGVDTGLYPLGSCTMKYNPKFCEKIAAMEGFSNLHPLLPQLKRGGMLTQGALAVLHELEAQLCEITAMDAFTLHPLAGAHGELTGMMLIAAYHKNKGNSKNEVLIPDEAHGTNPSSAAIAGYKVRSIPTDPETGTLDIKALQSIISHNTAAIMLTNPNTLGLFNSDVKKIAQIAHSFDALLYYDGANLNAIMGKFRPGDADFDVVHLNLHKTFATPHGGGGPGSGPVGVKKHLEPFLPISRIAKRSDGSYALDYDHPKSIGYIAPFYGNFEVCLKAYAYILLLGKNGLSQVSETAVLNANYIMHSLKDHYHIPFLKTCMHECVLSAKKQMEHGVRAVDIAKGLIDRGFHPPTVYFPLIVKEALMIEPTETESKEMIDSFIEAMISISKEAQENPETLKEAPVSTPVGRLDETKAAKEMDIAYLSD, from the coding sequence ATGTCGGTGATATTTGAAAAATCCATTAAAGGTAGAAAAGGGATTACTTTACCGAAAAACGATGTTCCGGTAGATGTATCAATACCACAGAAGTATAAAAGAGAAGACGAGCCGCCGCTTTGTGAACTATCTGAACTCGATGTGGTACGCCACTTTACAGCACTATCAACAAAAAACTACGGGGTGGATACAGGTTTGTACCCGCTGGGATCCTGTACCATGAAATACAATCCTAAGTTTTGCGAAAAAATTGCAGCTATGGAGGGGTTTTCTAATCTTCACCCACTGCTACCTCAGTTAAAACGAGGCGGAATGCTTACTCAGGGTGCACTGGCGGTTCTTCACGAACTTGAAGCGCAGTTGTGTGAAATTACTGCAATGGATGCCTTTACTCTACATCCCCTGGCCGGCGCTCACGGTGAATTAACCGGCATGATGCTGATTGCCGCTTACCACAAGAACAAGGGAAATAGTAAAAATGAAGTGCTGATCCCCGATGAAGCACATGGTACCAATCCATCCAGTGCTGCTATTGCCGGTTACAAGGTTCGCTCTATTCCTACGGACCCCGAAACAGGCACCCTGGATATAAAAGCACTCCAAAGTATAATCAGTCATAACACAGCTGCAATTATGCTTACAAATCCCAATACACTGGGGCTTTTTAACTCTGATGTAAAAAAAATTGCCCAAATTGCCCACTCTTTCGATGCGTTACTCTACTACGATGGTGCTAATCTCAATGCAATAATGGGAAAGTTTAGACCCGGTGATGCAGATTTTGATGTCGTGCACCTTAACCTGCATAAAACCTTTGCAACTCCCCATGGCGGTGGCGGGCCGGGTTCCGGACCCGTAGGAGTAAAAAAACATCTTGAGCCGTTTTTACCAATATCAAGAATCGCAAAACGTAGCGATGGCTCTTACGCGCTGGATTATGATCATCCAAAATCTATTGGCTATATCGCTCCCTTTTATGGGAATTTTGAAGTATGCCTTAAGGCTTACGCCTATATCCTTTTGCTTGGAAAAAACGGACTTAGCCAGGTCAGTGAAACCGCGGTATTGAACGCAAACTATATCATGCACTCACTAAAAGACCATTACCATATCCCGTTTTTAAAAACGTGTATGCATGAGTGTGTGTTGAGCGCAAAAAAGCAGATGGAACATGGTGTTCGTGCTGTTGATATTGCTAAGGGGCTGATAGATCGTGGTTTTCATCCACCCACCGTCTATTTTCCGCTCATTGTTAAAGAGGCTCTAATGATAGAACCTACAGAGACCGAAAGCAAGGAGATGATCGATTCATTTATTGAAGCTATGATCAGTATCTCTAAGGAAGCTCAGGAGAACCCGGAGACACTAAAAGAAGCTCCGGTTTCCACACCGGTGGGTCGTCTTGATGAAACTAAAGCAGCAAAAGAGATGGATATTGCTTATTTGTCTGACTAA
- the gcvPA gene encoding aminomethyl-transferring glycine dehydrogenase subunit GcvPA, protein MSYVSVTPDQQKEMLKCCGAESVDELFNDIPQELRPLSFSLPEGKSELEVLNHCRNLSDRNYSHLINFLGAGYYDHYIPAAVDALAGRSEFYTAYTPYQPELSQGTLQAIYEYQSHICRLTGLKVSNASLYDGGTALYEACQMAINATKRPKIILDGGVNPIFRKMLYSYTANLSIEFVEVQVSHGQSNRENLFNEIDENTAAVILQNPNFFGVIDDHSDIAQKCSRMGVMTIQSVYPIAMALLKTPAQQGIDIATGEGQSLGNGLSFGGPYLGFIAARKQLVRKMPGRIVARTVDKSGKEGFVLSLQAREQHIRREKATSNICTNEALCALRASIHLALLGKGGLKEVASLCLNKAHYAKERIKQIPGVKVMESSPTFNEFTVKLPKDAAECVGEMVERGFAAGFPLGRYYKGLENYLLIAVTEKRSKHEIGLLAETLEAVICR, encoded by the coding sequence ATGAGCTATGTCTCGGTTACTCCGGACCAGCAAAAAGAGATGCTTAAATGCTGTGGGGCCGAGAGTGTAGATGAGTTGTTTAACGATATCCCCCAAGAGCTCAGGCCCCTGAGTTTTTCACTTCCAGAGGGCAAATCGGAACTGGAAGTTTTAAACCATTGCCGAAATTTGTCGGACAGAAATTACTCTCATCTCATCAATTTCCTGGGTGCGGGGTATTATGACCATTACATTCCCGCAGCGGTGGATGCATTGGCTGGAAGAAGTGAATTTTATACCGCCTACACACCCTACCAACCCGAGCTTTCACAGGGTACACTACAGGCCATTTATGAATACCAATCACACATTTGCAGACTTACCGGTCTTAAGGTTTCAAATGCCTCTCTTTACGATGGAGGCACCGCACTTTATGAAGCCTGTCAGATGGCAATAAATGCCACCAAGCGACCTAAAATTATCCTTGATGGTGGGGTCAATCCAATATTCAGAAAAATGCTTTATTCCTATACTGCAAACTTATCGATCGAATTTGTGGAAGTGCAGGTATCTCACGGTCAGAGCAACAGAGAGAACCTTTTTAATGAAATTGATGAAAACACTGCTGCAGTTATTCTTCAAAACCCCAACTTTTTCGGCGTAATTGATGATCATAGCGATATAGCCCAAAAATGTTCCCGAATGGGCGTTATGACTATACAGTCGGTGTACCCGATAGCCATGGCTCTTCTGAAAACACCCGCCCAGCAGGGTATAGATATTGCTACTGGTGAAGGACAGTCATTGGGTAATGGTTTATCGTTTGGCGGGCCCTATTTGGGGTTCATTGCTGCAAGAAAACAGCTTGTGAGAAAGATGCCTGGCAGAATTGTTGCACGCACTGTCGATAAAAGTGGTAAAGAAGGATTTGTGCTTTCTCTTCAGGCAAGAGAGCAGCATATCAGACGCGAAAAAGCTACTTCAAACATTTGCACCAATGAAGCATTGTGTGCGCTCAGAGCAAGTATACATCTGGCGCTTTTGGGTAAAGGGGGATTGAAAGAAGTGGCATCACTTTGTTTAAACAAGGCTCATTATGCTAAGGAGCGTATAAAGCAGATACCAGGGGTAAAGGTGATGGAATCATCGCCCACCTTTAATGAATTTACGGTAAAACTTCCCAAAGACGCAGCGGAATGTGTTGGAGAGATGGTTGAAAGAGGGTTTGCTGCCGGTTTTCCTCTGGGCAGATATTATAAGGGGCTTGAAAACTATCTGCTGATTGCTGTTACAGAAAAAAGGAGCAAGCATGAGATTGGGCTTCTTGCTGAGACTTTGGAGGCTGTTATATGTCGGTGA